The genome window GGGAGTGAAGCCGGGAGTGCTCCTTCGGTCGGGCTCCGCCCTCCCTGCGGAGCACGCCCGCTCGTTGCCCATCGACCCCCTTGGAGATATGCTTAGCCCTACATAAAGAAGACTGGCCGTGTAAACCATGTATGCGGTTTATTGTGTAAACCATGAATGGATTGCACAAGGCCAGCACAAGGCTTCCAGTAGATCTCTATCACTCCCCCCTGGAAGGGGAGTCGCAGAAGCCGAGCCGCAGGCGAAGGCTGATGCGGTGGGGGGCGGCGCCGCGCCACCTGGCTGCGGCCCCGAGCTACCGTCCGGTAGAGTCCATCTCCTCCACGACAGCGTGGTAGCGATTGGTTCTCAGGCCAGCCAGGTGCTGCCGCCGGCCGCTGGGCCATTGGATGGTGGCTTCCACTCGATCGGGGCCGGCTTCCCCCAACCCGAAGATCAGGCGCTTGTCATGGGAGGCCAGGAAGCTCCCCCCTCCGGTCAGCCATCGGACGCTCTTGCGTTCCCCCCAGTCGATCTCCACCCGGGCGCCGATGGCGTCCCGGTTGCTTCGGGTTCCCTCCAGCCGGAAACCGATCCAGGTCGAGTCCTGGCCCCGGTTGTTGCGTAGCAGCAGCGGGCGCCGGTTGAGCCGGACCAGCAGCGCGTCGGAATCGCCGTCGTCGTCGAAGTCCCCGGTGGCCAGGCCGCGAGCCGCATGCCCGGTCCTGAAGACCGGACCCGCCCGCTCCGCCAGATCCTGGAGCTTCCCCCGGCCGTCATTGCCCAGCAGCAGGGGAAGCTGCAGGTAGGTGATGTCCCTGCGGGCCAGCTCGATCGTCCGGGTGACATGACCGTTGACGATGAACAGGTCCTGGTGACTGTCGTTGTCGTAGTCGATGAAGCGAACCCCCCATCCCACGTAGGGCACGGTGAACCGGGTGAGCCCCGAACTCCGTGAGAGCTCGCGGTAGGGAAATCTTCCGCCGTTGCGATAGAGGGCGTGAAACTCGTCGTGAAAATTGGTGACCACGAAATCGGGGTTCCCGTCCCCGTCGAAGTCTCCGGCGTCGATGCCCATGCCCGACCGGGCCACCCCTTCTGAGTTGAAGGCCATGTCGGCCTCGAATCCCACTTCCCGGAAAGTTCCGTTCTGCTTGTTGAGCAGCAGCAGGTTGGGGGTGGCGTCTCCCGCGACCAACAGGTCCTGCCACCCGTCGCCGTCGGCATCGATGCTCACCACTCCGAAGGCCCGGCTCTTGTGCCGGTCAATCCCCGAGGCCTCGCTGACGTCGTCAAAGGCGCCGTCGCCCCGGTTGCGGAACAGCCTGGACCGGCTGGGAGTGTAGGACTTCTGATCGCAATAGGCGGGGATTCCCTTGTGATCACAGGTGATGGGATTGGCGAACGACAGCTCGGCGTAGTTGCACACGAACAGGTCCAGCAGGCCGTCACGGTCATAGTCGATCCAGGCCGCACTGGCTCCCCAGCGTTCCGGATTTCCGACACCCGCACTTTCCGTTGCATTCTCGAAGGTGCCGTCGCCGTTGTTGCGAAACAGCGTCGAGGATGGAAACCCGGTGACGTAGAGATCCTGATCGCCGTCATTGTCGTAGTCGGCGGCCGCCGCGCCCATGCCGTAGAAGCCGACCTGTCCCACCCCCGCGCCTTCCGCCACCTCCTCGAACCTGCCCTCTCCCAGATTGCGATAGAGCGCATTGCGCACCGGGGCCGGGCTCTTGCCCCTCGGCGTCTCGCCTCCGTTGACCAGGTAGATGTCCAGCAGTCCGTCGCCGTCGAAATCCAGGAAGGCCGCTCCTCCGCAGGAGGTTTCAATCAGGAAGCGGTCCGGGGATTCGCCGTTGAAGTGCTTCCAGGCAATGCCGGCAAAACCGGTCACATCGGTGAAGACGGGGGTCTCGGCTGGTACACCGCCCGGCCCGGCCCGGCCCGGCGGAATCAGGGAAAGGGCTCCCAGGATCCCAAGCAGCAGCCCCATCCAGGGCAGACGGGACCGGGTAACGATGCGACTATGGCAAGACAGGGTCAAGGGAGTTTGCCCCCAGGTGGGTCCCATGTAGCAAAGCCGGAGGGCACGCTTTCACATAGGCCGGGCCCCCGCTCTGGCAGACGGTTTATTCAGAAGAAAAACAGCCAACCGCCAATTAAGACGAACCACGAATGAACACGAATAATCACGAATACAGATGGACTGCCTTCAACGACAAGCGATACTAAAATGCTTCTCCAATTTTGTTACTTTGGTATCCCTTGAGCACAAACGTCACAATTTGTGTTTTGTGCCTTTTGTGGCCATTCCCGATAAACGTCCCGCTGCCGGGTTTTGCAAATGGCTCAACTCATCAATCAGTCTATTGGTGCTCATTCGTGTCCATTCGTGGTTCGTCGTTCCCCTTCGTGGATTGCTCTTTTTGTCCGTCGTGGATAGCTCTTCAATCGCTTCACGCAAGAAGCGTTTGGCAGGAAGGACGCGCAACGACATGGCCTTGGCGCCATGACCGGAGGCTGGGCGTCGCAAGGGCACCAGAATTTAACAGGAAATTATACCAGCAAGGGAGGGAGCCCAATCCGAGGGCCGGTCGGGCCGGAGCTTTCAAGACGCAGGCAGGGGGGCCGGGCTCACGGGGACCGTCTGTTGTTCCCGTTCCTGCCTGACCTCGGCCTCCAGCCAGGAAAGGACGCGACTCAACTTCTCCATGCCCTCCCGAATCTGGCCGGCGGTGACAATCAGAGGCGGGGCGATCATCAGCAGATTGGCCCGAGCCAGCAGGTGCAACCCCTCCGCCCAGGCACGACGGCGAATGCGGATGGGCAGCTGGGCATCCACAACCGGCGGAGCCAGCGGCTGCTTCGTAGCCCGGTCGGTCACCAGCTCGAGGCAGGCCAGCAGCCCCTTGCCCCGGACGTCGCCGATAATGGAGTGCTTTCGCTTGAGGGCCTGCAATCCCTCCATCAGCACTCGACCCATCCCTTGGGCATTGTCCACGCAGCCTTCCTCTCGATAGGCTACCAGACAGGCTCGGGCGGCAGCGGTGGCCAGCGGGCTGCCCGCATAGGTGCTGCCGATGGGAAGCATCCGACTCTCGAAATGGCGGCTGATGTGGGGACGAACCACCACCGCCCCCATGGGGACATAGCCGGAGGTGATCCCCTTGGCCATGACCATGATGTCGGGAACCACCGAGTCGTGGTTGACGCCGAACCAGGCACCGGTGCGTCCGAAGCCGGTGATGACCTCGTCGGCGATCAGCAGGATCCCGTGGCGGTCGCAGAGATCCCGCAGACCGGCCAGGTAGCCCTCCGGAAGGGGAAATCCGCCGGCGGCCCCGGTGAACGGCTCCACGATCACCGCGGCCACGGTAGCGGGGTTTTCCAGCTCGATCTGGCTCTCCAGGGCCTTGAGACAGTGAATGCCGCAGTCGGGGTTGCTGAGCCCGAAATCACAGCGGTAGCAGTAGGGGTCGAAAAAGCGTACGGACCCTGGCGGCCCGGGCTCCACCGCCATGCGCCGGGGATCCCCGGCCGTGCCCAGGGTCGCGAAGGTCGTCCCGTGGTAGCTGCGGTACTTGGCAAAGATCTTGGGCCGGCCGGTCACCATGCGGGCCATGATGAAGGCCAGTTCGTTGGCCTCGCTGCCGCTATTGACGAACATGCACTTGTCGAGGTCGCCCGGAACCAGAGCGGTCAGTTCGTCCGACAGCAGCGACCTTTCGGCGGTCAGGAGCTGGGGGGAGATGCAGCAGGCCTGTTCGGCCTGCCTCTTGATGGCCTCGGTGACCCGGCGGTTACCGTGGCCCAGGTTGCAGTTGAACAACTGGGAGAGGAAGTCGAGGTAGCGCCGGCCCTGCCGGTCCCGGAAGTAGACTCCTTCGGCCCCGGCAAACTCCAGCACCGGATCCTCGCACTCCTGGACTGTCCAGGGAATAAAGATATGCTGGCGGTCGGCTGGCATTTTTTGATTCGGCGGCACTCCATCCGGGAACCGGCCGGGTCGCCGGCGGAGCCCCACTCCGCCGGCGACCGCAGCCGATGCCGCCCTTTCAGGTCACTGCAGCTCCACTCCTTAGCCGGCCGGAGCCCGGAGCCATCAGACCTCCAGGTTGTACCCCTGCTCCTCGTGGAGAGAGATATCCAATCCCTCGGTCTCCACCTCTTCGGAGGCTCGCAGGCCGATGATCCCATCCACCACCTTCAGGAGGATGAAGGAGATCACGCCGCTGTAGACCAGGGTAACCACCACGCCGATGACCTGGACTCCGAACTGGGAACCGATGGTCATGCCTTCGGCGAGACCCTGCCCGCCCAGACTTTCGGCGACAAAGACTCCGGTCAAGAGGGCTCCCACGATTCCGCCGACGCCGTGGACACCAAAGACGTCCAGGGAATCATCGTATCCCAGCTTGTACTTGAGGATGGTGGAGGCCCAGAAACAGCAGGCCCCGGCCGCGATCCCGATGACGATGGCTCCGAGAGGCCCCACGCTGCCGGAGGCGGGCGTGATCGCCACCAGGCCGGCCACGGCGGCGGTGACGATTCCCAGCACGCTGGGTTTGCCGTTCCTGACCCACTCGATCAACATCCAGGTGAGGGCAGCGGCTCCGGTGCACACCTGGGTGACCAGCATGGCCATGCCGGCGGCGCCGTCGGCGGCCAATGCGCTGCCGGCATTGAAGCCGAACCAGCCCACCCACAGCATGGAGGCCCCCACCACCGTCAGGGTCATGCTGTGCGGCGGCATGGGAGCCGTGGGATAACCGCGCCTCTTGCCGATCAGGATGGCTGCAACCAGTGCCGCGATGCCGGCATTGATATGGACCACGGTGCCCCCGGCGAAATCGAGAATGCCCAGCTCGCCGAAGAAGGAACCGTCACCGGCCCAGGTCATGTGGCAGATAGGGGCATAGACCAGCAGGGACCAGGCCGCCATGAAGACCACCATGGCCGAAAACTTCATGCGTTCGGCAAATGCCCCCACCATCAGGGCAGGCGTGATGATGGCAAAAGTCATCTGAAAGGTGAGAAACACCGTTTCCGGAATGGTGCCGCTCAGGCTGTCGGCGGTAATGCCACTGGCAAAGGCCTTGGAAAAACCTCCAACGAAGGAATGGATGTTGGTCACTCCCGCCTGCATGCCGGTGGTGTCGAAAGCCAGGCTGTAGCCGAACAAGACCCAGAGTATGGTGATCAGGGCTGTAAGCGCAAAGCACTGCATCAGCACGGAGAGGACGTTCTTGGCCCGGACCAGGCCGCCGTAGAACAAGGCAAGTCCGGGAATATTCATGAAAAGCACCAAAGCCGTCGCGGTCAGCAGCCAGGCGGTGTCTCCGGAGTCGAGTTGCGGGTGGGCGTCGGCAAGCGCCAAGGAAGGCATTCCGAAAACCAGCGCCAGCACCGACGCCAACGTAAACCGAAGCCGCCGCAGGCCTGGCCTGCAGCCAACCGATGATCTTTGAATAGGTAGCATGGTAGGTCTAACTCCTCAGTGGATTAGTTTGAAACCAAATTCTCGGCCCATGGGGCTTCGAATTCGAAAACTAAAGGGATGGATGGGGAGGCCGCTGTGAGGCGGTGAGTTCTTGCGAGTGGCCAGCGTTTGTATACTACAGAAACGCTCCTGCTTCAAACGAATTGTTGGCCAAAAACCCGGATTTGGCGGGGCAAACCCTTCTCTACCCGATTCTGCGGTTGGGCTACCTCATTGGGGACCTGATTTCAACCGGAAGCCCCTAAGGCAGGCGGGAAACCGGCTTGAAAGGGGAAGTTTGAAGGAGGAAGTTTGAAGGGGGAAGTTTGAAGGGGGCGGCGCAGGCGGGAAACCGGAGGAGGGCTACGACCAGTCTTGCCGGTTCGGACTTTCCCTAACCCATCTGGAAGGCGCGGGCCCGAAACAGGAAATCGACGATGTTGCCTTCATGGGGTTGATGCCAGTTGAGGCGAATGGTGGGAACCGGGCCCAGATTGAGACGGTCGATGTTGCGGGCATCCACCAGAGCCCGCCGAAAGGACTCGTCTCGGGTGATCCCGCTGGCCACCAGGGTGGGACCGATGGAGTCGATCATCTTGGCCTGTGGACAGCGCACCACCGAGACGAAGGGGTACATGTACTCCTTGCCGGCCAAGCCGGCTTCGGGCGACTGGCAGTGCACCACCGTGGGCCGAAGGTAGTCGCACCGCTGCCGGCGGACCAGGCGGTCCCCCTCCCTGAACCTGCGGGTCACTTCCTCGACCCCCTCCTGCTGCAGCCCGGCATCGATGTCGTTTGAGATGGCTTCCGCCTGCCCGGGTACCGTGAAGGCGGCCAGCGCGGCCCTGTCATCCTGGGGCGGCAGCGGTTCGATCGGCCCCAGCCGGCGAGCCAGGGCTTCCGCGATTTCCTCCGTGTGGCGGGAGGCCCAGATGCCCGAGCAATTGATGCAGCTCCGGCCGCTGTTGATCAGAACGCTGTCCACCAACAGGTCCAGGACCTCTTCCCAGTCGTCGACCTGGTCGTCGCCGATCAGGATCTTGCTGAATCCGGGACCGTGGACTTGTACCGCCGGATTGGCCTTGTACCGCTCCACCGTGGGTGTCCCGCCGAAAATCAGACTTCTGGGACAGTGGCCGACCACGGCGGCTCCCACCTCCCCGCCACCGGGATAGAGCGCGATGGCCTGTTTGGGGATCCCCGCCTGAAAGAAGGCCTGGGCCATGCGCCAGGGCGTCCAGGGCTCCTGGGGACCGGGCTTCAGAACCAGACCGATCTGAAGCGGGATGACCGGGAGCCAAAGGCTGTGGACACCGGGGGAATTGGAGGGCAGCACCATGCCCAGTACCGGAGTGTTGGCCTGGTAGCTGCGCATCAATCCATCTTCTTCTCCATATCCTCGACCCAGAAGATCCAGATCCAGGCCCCGCGTCAGTGAGCGCAGGATATTCCCGATCTCGTCCAGGACATACCTGAGCTTGGCCATGTTCATGCGGCACATGTGCTCCGGAAGGCCCGTGGTCGCCGACTGTTGGCGGACAAACTCCTCGGGAGTCTGAGTCCCTTCTCCCAGGGGCAGCTCGGCCGAGGAAAAGAGGCTGCCGGCCTTTTGGATCCGGGTCAGAAGCTCCTCGGATGGGATCTCGCGCAAGACCTGGCGCGCCCGCTCCGCACGCCGCATGTCCCTGGCCACCAGACCGGGATTGGCCTGGCTGACCTCGGCTACCGGCTCTCCGGTGGCGAAGTGGACCACCTTCTCGACTTCCAGGCTCTTGTATGGCTCTCCCCAGCGCAGGACCGGAAAGTGAATCACGTCATCCTCCATTCCATCCCCGGCGCCGCCCCACCCTTCCCTCCGGCGGTCCCGCGGGCGCCTGACTCAATAAACCCCCACCGTGGTGGCGGTGGCGAACCGGCTATAGGGCCGCAGCCCGCTCACCCCATCCCAGGAGTAGGCCTCGCAGGGCGGCTCGCGTTCTCCCTCGTCCCGTTCCAGAAACCGGGGCAGGAAGAACTCCCTGGTCAGTGTGGTCAGCATGACGCGGCCAGTCTCACCGTAGTCCACCTGCCGCGACGTGTCGTCGAAATCCACCAACTGGATCACCGCCCTGGGCTGAGGCGGGTAGTAGGTAATCTTGTAGCCGTTCTCGGGACCGCTGGGCCCACTGGCGGCCAACCCCATCAGCGTATTGCCGTAGGTGGGAGTCAGGTAGACGCTTCCCAGCAGCTCCTCTCTGGCGAAGCGGTGCCACTGGGGAGTGAACTCGGTGCCTCCCGAAAATATCCCCTTGATTCCGGACTCCTCCAGGCTGGAATTCTCCTCCTCCAGGCGGTTGGCCAAGGCCTCCAGAAGCTTGGGCGTGGTGAACAGGCACTGGATATCGTGCCCGGCCCCCAGGAGGTTTATGGCCTGGTCGATGACATGGTCCTGGTAGGCCTTGAGATGATCCATCCATCCCTTGTTGATCAGCTTGATCACCCAGCGCGGGTCCAGGTCCACGCAGAAACAGATGCCCCCGCGGTAGTGGGCCAGATGCTCGACGGCCAACCTCAGGCGGCGAGGGCCGCTGGGACCCAGCATCAGCCAGTTGGAGCCTCTGGGAAAATACTCCTCCGGAAGGGTCTCGGAAAAAAGCTCGTAGTCGATGCGAAAATCTTCGATGTTGATCCGGCTCTTGGGAATACCGGTGGTGCCGCCGGTTTCAAAGACATAGACGGGACGGTCGGCCAGGGCCTTGGGCACCCAGCGGCGCACCGGGCCCCCTCGTAGCCACTCGTCCTGAAAATGCCCGAACCGGACCAGGTCGGAAAAGCCGCGCACTTCCCGGCGGGGGTCCCAACCGGCTGAAGATGCCCACTCCAACCAGAACGGACAGCCGGTGGCGGGATCGAAGTGCCATTGCACCATCTCCACCACGTGGGCATCCAGTCGTCTCCGGGACTCCTCGATTTTTTCACGGTCGGATTCACCGGTGACCATGCTCATGAGCCTGTTCGGGGGTTCAACGAAACTGCTTCGGACCCTGGCAGTGCAGCCACTGGGTCTTCCAATGCGGGCGCCGTCCCTCTACCGATGCCGGCGGAAGGCGGATTATAGCCCAACTCGGACGAAAACGGCATCTTTCGGGATGGACGGGATGAATTTCCGGGAGATCCTGTTTATTCTGTCTGTCGAGCTTGATGCAAGATTCGCAGCGGCGCAGGTCATCTTGCCGGCAAACCCGAGCTTCTGCCTGTTTCAATATCAGGTGCGACCGGATGAACAATGATGCCTAACCACAAAACGCACAAAAGGCACCATTGGTGTTTTTGTGCCTTTTGTGGCTATTCCCGGTTAACGTCCCGCTGCCGAATTTTGCTAAAGGCCTTGTCTTGCCTTACCCGAAACAAACGCTGGCGCCTGGTGGCTGGAAACCAGTTCAAAGTCGGGCATGGGCAGATTCTTGATTCACATCGATGCACAGGATGCACAGGATTTTTTCAGCATTAGCTTCTTATTCCGGGAATCCGCAAAATCGCACCGGATCATCGCCTGAGCCGGCTTCTCGTGCAGGAAGCTCTCATCCTGTTAATCCTGTGCATCCTGTGCATCGATGTTCAATCATCTTGTTCCCGACAGGCCATGAACTTCTCTTGTTTCACTCTCGGATGATCCGCCCACCAGAGCGGGGGTGGCACTTGTTTCTATTTCATGGAGGACCTCAATGACCTCGTTCCCCTTGCCTCAACCCGATGCTGTCCAGCCGGTCAGGGCACTCACTCTCGAATACTACTCCGAAGGTCCGGTGATCGATTTGGAGGGCAACCTCTATTTTTCCCACGGAACTTCGATTTCCAGGATGGCCCCCGGCGGCGAGCCCATGGTCTGGGCCACCTGTGCGGCCCCCAACGGCCACAAGATCCTGGCCAATGGAGAACACCTGGTCTGTGACGGCACGGAGCACGGTGTGCTGCGGTTCGATCCGGAGGGAGGCCGGCTGGGTCGGGCCGCCGGGGGACGCTGCCAGGACCTGGAGATCGACGGCCCCAACGACATCTGCCTGCACCCCGGAGAGGGGTTCTACTTCACTGACTGCCTGCCCGGGAAGGGCGCCGTCATCTTCGTGGACCTGGAGGGAAGGCAGACCGTGGTGGCCCGGGACATGGACACCCCCAACGGCATTGCGCTGTCGGCCGACGCTCGAAGCCTGTTCGTCTCCGAAAGCCTCCCCAACCGGGTGATCCTCATTCCCCTTGCCGGGCCGGGCCGGGCCGCGGGACCTCCCCGGGTCTTCGCCGACCTTCCCCGCCATCCCGACGGCGAAGAGGGTGGCAAGAATCTGCCGGACGGCATGGCCCTGGACCGGGACAAGCGTCTCTGGGTCGCCCACTACGGAATGGCGACGGTGCAGGTGCTGTCTCCCGAGGGACGGCTGCTGGCCAGCTACGACACCGGCATGCGCTGCACCAGCAACATCTGCTTCGCCGGCCCCGACCTGGCCACCGCCTTCGTCACCGGCGGCGACGGGGAACCCAGCCCCGGCGGCCTGGTTCGTCTGGATGTGGGCGTTCCGGGATTGCCAATTCTTCCCGCCGGAAGGTAGAGGAATTCAGTCGAAACAACATCGGCGGACGGGTCAAGTATTGTGAGGTCAGGATTTTCGATTGTTGATTGCAGATTTGAGGCAGAATCGATCGTCCTTGCTCCCCAATCAGATATCAAGAATCATCAGAGCCTTTTGCAAATTTCGGCAGGGGGACGTTTGCCGGGAATGGCCACAAAAGACACAAATCCCAATTTATGACTTTTGTGCTTTTTGTGGCTAGACATCATTTTTCACCAGGTCGCACCCGATGCGGTATTGGACGAATCGACAATTGACAGCACCGGAGGCGATGGTAGTCTGTAAGACTCAGACGAAAAACAACGATTTCAGGAAGGCACGTCCAGAGGGCACGATGCGCAAGGGATTTTCTTTAATCGAGTTGCTGATCGTGGTGGCGATTATCCTGATCATCGCCGCCATAGCGGTCCCGAACCTCCTCAGGGCGAGGCGTTCGGCCAACGAAGCCTCCGCTACCGCTTCCATGAGAACGATCGGTACCGGCCAGCTCATGTACCGGTCCACCCACGGCACCTTCACCAACCTGGCGGGTCTGGCGGAGGACGGCGTGATCCCCTCCGATCTGGGATCGGGGACCAAGAGCGGCTACAAATTCACCAGCGAACCGGGCGACAACCCGGCTCAGCAGTTCACCGTAACCGGGGTTCCCGAAATCGCCGAAGGGGCCACCGCTACCGGAACCAGGACCTTCTTTACCGACGAAACGCAGGTGATCCGGTTCGCCATCGGATCCGAAGCCAACGCTGCCAGTACGCCTGTCGGGAATTAGCGAACAGCGGCCAGCGGCCCACGCATCAGCCTTCTACCCGCTTCTTGGACGCCGTCTCCATGGGGGAATGATGGGCAGGTCTGTAAGCCGAATTCTGTTCCCTCGTAGAGGGCAACGGTCATTCCTCTAGCCCGGGAGTTGCCTCCCGGATCCAGCATTCTACCCGGATGTCAAGCGGCGCGGGTCACGCCTCCATCCCTATTTGAACTTGCTCCATGTGGGGTTTGCCAGGCATGCCCGTTGCCGGGCACCCGGTGCGCTCTTACCGCACCATTTCACCCTTACCCCTTGCGGGGCGGTATCTTTTCTGTTGCACTTTCCGTACCCATGGAGAAACTCCATGAGCCCCCCGTATTACGGGGCACACTGCCCTGTGGAGTTCGGACTTTCCTCCCGCCCAATGCGCTGGCATTGAACCGGCGACCGTTCGACCTGCCCGACGGCATTTTAGCCCGCATTTCCCCCCAGGTCGCTACCGAAACCATCAGAGACTGTTTATTTTCAGCAGCATATTGGTCCTGTCTTGTGGTCAATCGGAAACAGACTGCGTTGGGCATGCCCCGGCGTGTCCTATTCCCTCCAGCGGGAACACGCTCTCCCGACCGAAGCGACCGCTTTGCTCTTCGCTCGCAAGCGCGCGCTGGAGAAAATCCGGTACCTTGATCATGTTCGCTTATCCGAAACAAACGAAAAAGAGTAATCCACTAAGTTACACGAAGGAATACCAAGGGCAACGAAGGGATTTTCAAATCGGGATTCAAGGAGACCATCCAGCCACTTCGGTTGCACTGACTCTTCCTTGAAGGGTAATCGTGACGAAAGCGGCTCCCACGACGTCGTGATATCAATGTCACGATATCGCAGCAGCGTTCGGGTGCCGTTGGTCATTGAATCAGGCCCATCCCAATCCCTGTTCAATCGTGTCCATTGGTGGTTCTTCTTCAAGAAGGCGCTGGCCGGATCAATCGAGCCCGGCAGCGGAATCAGGCCAGGGAGGCGAACCCTCTCCGCTCCAGTCCAGCGGCAGCAGGGACTGTCGCCACAGTCCCGGCTCCAGCAGCGGCCCGGCCGAGGGAGGCTTTCTCCCGAGTTGGTGCCGGTCGCACAACCGGCGGATGAGATCGGAAATCCGCTTGCGATAGATCTTCAGTCTGCCCTGTGGCGGCCCGTAGAGATCCCGGTAGACCGGCACCAGCTCCGGAAATTGCTCCCGCAGAAAGGGCACCCAGACTTTCTCGATGGAGGAGGTGACAAACAGGACCCTGGCAGCCAGATAGACTGCGCCCCGGCGCTTGACGCCGCGTACCAGGGCTTCCAGGTCTGCCGGTCGGTCGGTAATCCGGGGAAGCACCGGCATGACCAGCACCCCTGTGCTCATACCCACCCTTGACAGCTCCTCGAGGGCGAGTAGCCTCCGCCGGGGTGTAGCCGCCCGTGGTTCCAAGGCTCTGGCCAATTGGGTGGAGAGGGTTGTGAGAGTGATATTGAGGTGCACCTCATTGCGGGAGGCAATTTCCTTCCACAATTCCAGGTCCCGCAGGACCAGGTCGGACTTGGTGGTCAGTGATATCCGGAGCCCGCGCCACTCGGCCAGCCTCTCCAGAATCGCCCGGGTCAGCTTGAAGCGCCTTTCAGCCGGCTGATAGGGATCGGTGGCGGTGCCAATGGCAATGGGCCGGTCTCGCAGCCGGGCCGACAACAGGTCCTTCTCCAGAACGGCATCCCCGTTACGCTTGGCATAGATCTCGGACTCGAACTGGCCTGCCTCCTCCCGGCCCATGTATTCGTGAGTATAGCGAGCGTAACAGTACTTGCAGCCGAACTCGCAGCCCCGGTAGGGATTGATGGTCCAGTAGAACGGCATTTCCGGATTCGAGCAACGGTTCAGCACCGATTTGACCTCGATGGACATATAGCGTGCACGCCGCTTGCGCACCAATTGGGTGCTCTCCGCCGCCAGCCGGGCGATCCCCACCAGTTTTCCGGGCTCCTTGAGCATAGCTATATATTCGCTTTTTATTCGCCCTTTGTCAAGTTTTGTTGAATCCTGCAGCCAAGAAGAAATGAGTGATCCACCCAGGAACACGAAGGACTACCAGGGGGCACTAGGGAGTTGGTGGAGGCTGGGGAGGGAAACGCCAAGGATCGGGAAGGGGATCCAAGAAGAGCACAAAGGAGTCAAGAGAGTTATTCACGAGGGGTAAAGACGAACCACGAATGGACACGAATGAACACCAATGAACGGATTGATGGGTTGAGCCTCTTGCAAAATTCGGGAGCGGGACGTTTATCGGGAATGGCCACAAAAGGCACAAAAACACCATTTGTGCCTTTTGTGCTTTTTGTGGTTAGGCAGCATTCTCACCAGGTCGCACCCGATATCGAAAAAGGCAGAACCTCGAGTTTGCCGGCAAGACGACCTGTCCCGCTACGAATTTTGCAAGAA of Acidobacteriota bacterium contains these proteins:
- a CDS encoding CRTAC1 family protein — encoded protein: MGPTWGQTPLTLSCHSRIVTRSRLPWMGLLLGILGALSLIPPGRAGPGGVPAETPVFTDVTGFAGIAWKHFNGESPDRFLIETSCGGAAFLDFDGDGLLDIYLVNGGETPRGKSPAPVRNALYRNLGEGRFEEVAEGAGVGQVGFYGMGAAAADYDNDGDQDLYVTGFPSSTLFRNNGDGTFENATESAGVGNPERWGASAAWIDYDRDGLLDLFVCNYAELSFANPITCDHKGIPAYCDQKSYTPSRSRLFRNRGDGAFDDVSEASGIDRHKSRAFGVVSIDADGDGWQDLLVAGDATPNLLLLNKQNGTFREVGFEADMAFNSEGVARSGMGIDAGDFDGDGNPDFVVTNFHDEFHALYRNGGRFPYRELSRSSGLTRFTVPYVGWGVRFIDYDNDSHQDLFIVNGHVTRTIELARRDITYLQLPLLLGNDGRGKLQDLAERAGPVFRTGHAARGLATGDFDDDGDSDALLVRLNRRPLLLRNNRGQDSTWIGFRLEGTRSNRDAIGARVEIDWGERKSVRWLTGGGSFLASHDKRLIFGLGEAGPDRVEATIQWPSGRRQHLAGLRTNRYHAVVEEMDSTGR
- a CDS encoding aminotransferase class III-fold pyridoxal phosphate-dependent enzyme, whose product is MPADRQHIFIPWTVQECEDPVLEFAGAEGVYFRDRQGRRYLDFLSQLFNCNLGHGNRRVTEAIKRQAEQACCISPQLLTAERSLLSDELTALVPGDLDKCMFVNSGSEANELAFIMARMVTGRPKIFAKYRSYHGTTFATLGTAGDPRRMAVEPGPPGSVRFFDPYCYRCDFGLSNPDCGIHCLKALESQIELENPATVAAVIVEPFTGAAGGFPLPEGYLAGLRDLCDRHGILLIADEVITGFGRTGAWFGVNHDSVVPDIMVMAKGITSGYVPMGAVVVRPHISRHFESRMLPIGSTYAGSPLATAAARACLVAYREEGCVDNAQGMGRVLMEGLQALKRKHSIIGDVRGKGLLACLELVTDRATKQPLAPPVVDAQLPIRIRRRAWAEGLHLLARANLLMIAPPLIVTAGQIREGMEKLSRVLSWLEAEVRQEREQQTVPVSPAPLPAS
- a CDS encoding ammonium transporter; the encoded protein is MPSLALADAHPQLDSGDTAWLLTATALVLFMNIPGLALFYGGLVRAKNVLSVLMQCFALTALITILWVLFGYSLAFDTTGMQAGVTNIHSFVGGFSKAFASGITADSLSGTIPETVFLTFQMTFAIITPALMVGAFAERMKFSAMVVFMAAWSLLVYAPICHMTWAGDGSFFGELGILDFAGGTVVHINAGIAALVAAILIGKRRGYPTAPMPPHSMTLTVVGASMLWVGWFGFNAGSALAADGAAGMAMLVTQVCTGAAALTWMLIEWVRNGKPSVLGIVTAAVAGLVAITPASGSVGPLGAIVIGIAAGACCFWASTILKYKLGYDDSLDVFGVHGVGGIVGALLTGVFVAESLGGQGLAEGMTIGSQFGVQVIGVVVTLVYSGVISFILLKVVDGIIGLRASEEVETEGLDISLHEEQGYNLEV
- a CDS encoding aldehyde dehydrogenase family protein; the protein is MIHFPVLRWGEPYKSLEVEKVVHFATGEPVAEVSQANPGLVARDMRRAERARQVLREIPSEELLTRIQKAGSLFSSAELPLGEGTQTPEEFVRQQSATTGLPEHMCRMNMAKLRYVLDEIGNILRSLTRGLDLDLLGRGYGEEDGLMRSYQANTPVLGMVLPSNSPGVHSLWLPVIPLQIGLVLKPGPQEPWTPWRMAQAFFQAGIPKQAIALYPGGGEVGAAVVGHCPRSLIFGGTPTVERYKANPAVQVHGPGFSKILIGDDQVDDWEEVLDLLVDSVLINSGRSCINCSGIWASRHTEEIAEALARRLGPIEPLPPQDDRAALAAFTVPGQAEAISNDIDAGLQQEGVEEVTRRFREGDRLVRRQRCDYLRPTVVHCQSPEAGLAGKEYMYPFVSVVRCPQAKMIDSIGPTLVASGITRDESFRRALVDARNIDRLNLGPVPTIRLNWHQPHEGNIVDFLFRARAFQMG
- a CDS encoding SMP-30/gluconolactonase/LRE family protein; the encoded protein is MTSFPLPQPDAVQPVRALTLEYYSEGPVIDLEGNLYFSHGTSISRMAPGGEPMVWATCAAPNGHKILANGEHLVCDGTEHGVLRFDPEGGRLGRAAGGRCQDLEIDGPNDICLHPGEGFYFTDCLPGKGAVIFVDLEGRQTVVARDMDTPNGIALSADARSLFVSESLPNRVILIPLAGPGRAAGPPRVFADLPRHPDGEEGGKNLPDGMALDRDKRLWVAHYGMATVQVLSPEGRLLASYDTGMRCTSNICFAGPDLATAFVTGGDGEPSPGGLVRLDVGVPGLPILPAGR
- a CDS encoding prepilin-type N-terminal cleavage/methylation domain-containing protein, giving the protein MRKGFSLIELLIVVAIILIIAAIAVPNLLRARRSANEASATASMRTIGTGQLMYRSTHGTFTNLAGLAEDGVIPSDLGSGTKSGYKFTSEPGDNPAQQFTVTGVPEIAEGATATGTRTFFTDETQVIRFAIGSEANAASTPVGN